A part of Crassostrea angulata isolate pt1a10 chromosome 5, ASM2561291v2, whole genome shotgun sequence genomic DNA contains:
- the LOC128185703 gene encoding uncharacterized protein LOC128185703: protein MFNPSVTTQQPLSLGQIYGDVTSRELFNNGTVSVRNATESAEDMEFVGKLVVEGFERKFVHATSRASLPAMRTLYSNNMKGRPPLFYERYFIAECNGEKAGVCVLRYHGDSKLFPERDGDVPPLGCCDLCGLVLLDLGTSTEVPAGKCYVDHITVDSRFRGKGIGKILLDMAEIDAKKRGCKEIFLGVATNNRAKNLYERQGYVTKETISLCCCGMWCLTGEREFASMEKVLI from the exons ATGTTCAACCCAAGCGTAACAACACAACAGCCATTGTCACTTGGCCAGATATATGGTGATGTCACATCGAGAGAACTCTTCAACAATGGCACAGTGTCCGTGCGAAATGCCACAGAATCAGCAGAGGACATGGAGTTTGTTGGAAAGTTGGTGGTCGAGGGGTTTGAACGGAAATTTGTCCATGCTACAAGTCGAGCGAG CTTACCCGCAATGAGAACTTTGTATTCGAACAATATGAAAGGGAGGCCTCCATTGTTTTATGAAAGATACTTCATTGCTGAATGTAATGGAGAAAAAGCTGGAGTCTGTGTCCTTCGTTACCATGGGGATTCGAAACTTTTCCC AGAGAGGGACGGGGACGTGCCGCCTTTGGGGTGTTGTGACCTGTGTGG ACTAGTGCTTTTGGACCTTGGAACATCCACTGAGGTTCCTGCTGGGAAATGTTATGTAGATCATATTACTGTAGACTCGAGATTTAGAGGTAAAGGCATTGGGAAAATTCTATTAGACATGGCTGAAATCGACGCCAAGAAAAGAGGATGTAAG GAAATCTTCCTAGGTGTTGCTACAAACAACAGGGCCAAAAACTTGTATGAAAGACAGGGATATGTTACCAAAGAGACAATATCACTTTGCTGTTGTGGAATGTGGTGCTTGACCGGAGAAAGA gaATTTGCAAGCATGGAGAAGGTTCTAATATAA